A window from Candidatus Rokuibacteriota bacterium encodes these proteins:
- a CDS encoding tetratricopeptide repeat protein yields the protein MTGKLLTLDRALEPTLPALLALLDVPGDDASWQTLDPGQRRQLTLDAVKRLLLREAREQPLLVIFEDLHWIDGETQALLDGLVDSLGSARLLLLVNYRPEYQHAWGSKTSYSQMRLDALPAESAGELLDALLGEDPGLAPLKQLLVRRGNPFFLEETVRTLVETKALAGERGRYRLAQPLQAIQVPATVQVMLAARIDRLLPEDKRLLQVASVVGKDVPFGLLQAIADLPDEALRRGLDHLQAAEFLYETGLFPDLEYSFNHALTHEVTYSGLLHDRRRELHARIVEAIETLYRDRLGEQIERLAHHTLRGELREKAVGYLRQAGVKAAARSALPDARAWFEQALGALEALPESQSTLEQAFEIRLELRPVLNLLAEIRQALERLREAETLAERLNDDRRRSRVCAFVTNVHLQLGELDEALVTGTRALEIAGRLGDLRLRILATSFLEQAHYFRSEYERVVELATDNLAALPADWVYEYFGLAAPISVYDRCWLVMSLAQLGRFAEAAEHETEAIRLAEPTQHAFTVGLAHRAAGTLQLLKGDWGKARSLLERWIAVLRTGNVVILLPSAVASSAWALAQLGEASEALSRLREAEQLLERLAAMGIVGLSGWAYHSLGRAGLLLGRLDEARRLSDRAVESSPRLPGFAAHALHLLGDIATHPDRFDAETGEAHYRQALALAEPRGMRPLVAHCHLGLGKLYRRTGEREQAQEHLTTATTMYREMDMLFLLEHAEAELRELA from the coding sequence GTGACCGGCAAGCTGCTCACGCTCGACCGCGCGCTGGAGCCGACGCTGCCGGCATTGCTGGCCCTGCTCGACGTCCCCGGGGACGACGCCTCATGGCAGACGCTCGACCCAGGGCAGCGCCGCCAGCTCACGCTCGACGCCGTGAAGCGGTTGCTGCTGCGGGAAGCTCGGGAGCAGCCCCTCCTCGTGATCTTCGAGGATCTTCACTGGATCGACGGTGAGACGCAGGCGCTGCTCGACGGCCTGGTCGACAGCCTGGGCTCGGCGCGCCTGCTGCTGCTCGTGAACTACCGGCCCGAGTACCAGCACGCCTGGGGCAGCAAGACCTCCTACAGTCAGATGCGGCTGGACGCGCTCCCGGCCGAGAGCGCCGGGGAACTGCTGGATGCGCTCCTCGGCGAGGATCCCGGGCTGGCGCCGCTCAAGCAGCTCCTCGTCAGGCGCGGGAACCCCTTCTTCCTGGAGGAGACGGTCCGGACGCTGGTGGAGACGAAGGCGCTGGCGGGGGAGCGCGGACGGTATCGGTTGGCACAACCGCTCCAGGCGATCCAGGTGCCGGCCACGGTCCAGGTGATGCTGGCCGCGCGTATCGACCGTCTTCTCCCGGAGGACAAACGCCTCCTGCAGGTCGCCTCCGTCGTCGGCAAGGACGTGCCGTTTGGGCTGCTCCAGGCGATCGCCGACCTTCCGGACGAGGCGCTCCGTCGCGGACTCGACCACCTGCAGGCCGCCGAGTTCCTCTACGAGACCGGGCTGTTTCCGGATCTTGAGTATTCCTTCAACCACGCGCTCACGCACGAGGTCACGTACAGCGGCCTGTTGCACGATCGCCGCCGGGAGCTTCACGCGCGGATCGTGGAGGCGATCGAGACGCTCTACCGGGATCGCCTCGGAGAGCAGATCGAGCGGCTCGCCCATCACACCCTCCGGGGTGAGTTGCGCGAGAAGGCGGTGGGCTATCTCCGGCAGGCCGGAGTGAAGGCGGCCGCGCGGTCGGCGCTCCCGGACGCCCGGGCCTGGTTCGAGCAGGCGCTCGGAGCCCTCGAGGCCCTGCCCGAGAGCCAGTCCACGCTCGAGCAGGCCTTCGAGATCCGCCTCGAGCTGCGGCCGGTGCTGAACCTGCTCGCTGAAATCCGGCAGGCACTGGAGCGCCTGCGCGAGGCGGAGACTCTCGCCGAGCGGTTGAACGACGACCGCCGGCGAAGCCGGGTCTGCGCGTTCGTGACGAACGTCCACTTGCAGCTCGGCGAGCTGGACGAGGCGCTTGTGACCGGCACCCGCGCACTGGAGATCGCCGGGCGACTCGGGGACTTGAGACTCCGCATCCTCGCCACGAGCTTTCTCGAGCAGGCGCATTACTTCCGGAGCGAGTACGAGCGGGTGGTCGAGCTGGCCACCGACAACCTCGCGGCGTTGCCTGCCGACTGGGTCTACGAGTATTTCGGACTTGCCGCACCGATATCGGTCTACGATCGCTGCTGGCTGGTCATGAGCCTCGCCCAGCTCGGCCGATTCGCCGAGGCGGCCGAGCACGAAACCGAGGCGATCCGGCTCGCCGAGCCGACGCAGCATGCGTTCACCGTCGGTCTGGCCCACCGCGCCGCGGGTACGCTCCAACTCCTCAAGGGCGACTGGGGGAAGGCGCGCTCACTGCTCGAGCGCTGGATCGCGGTGCTCCGGACCGGGAACGTCGTCATCCTGCTTCCTAGTGCGGTCGCCTCCTCCGCCTGGGCACTGGCGCAGCTCGGCGAGGCGAGTGAGGCGCTGAGCCGGCTCCGGGAAGCCGAGCAGCTCCTCGAGCGCCTCGCGGCAATGGGAATCGTCGGCCTGAGCGGCTGGGCCTACCACTCGCTGGGTCGCGCCGGTCTGCTGCTCGGCCGGCTCGACGAAGCGCGGCGCCTGAGCGACCGCGCGGTCGAATCCTCTCCGCGTCTCCCCGGGTTCGCGGCCCATGCGCTGCACTTGCTTGGCGACATCGCGACCCATCCCGACCGGTTCGACGCCGAGACCGGCGAGGCCCACTACCGCCAGGCCCTGGCGCTCGCCGAACCGCGCGGCATGCGCCCGCTCGTCGCGCACTGCCACCTCGGCCTCGGCAAACTCTACCGGCGAACGGGCGAGCGCGAGCAGGCGCAAGAGCACCTGACCACCGCGACGACGATGTACCGCGAGATGGACATGCTGTTCTTGCTGGAGCATGCGGAGGCCGAGCTGAGAGAGTTGGCATGA
- a CDS encoding adenylate/guanylate cyclase domain-containing protein translates to MTCPRCQTENPPQAKFCVECAAPLPARCANCDTQLPASAKFCPECSHPVSGATAGQSRFAAPKSYTPKHLAEKILTSKSALEGERKQVTVLFADLKGSMELLADRDPEEARKLLDPVLERMMEAVHRYEGTVNQVMGDGIMALFGAPLAHEDHAVRACYAALLMQEAVTRYAEEARRAYGANVQIRVGLNSGEVVVRAIGSDLHMDYTAVGQTTHLAARMEQLANPGSILLTPATLALVEGFVAVKPLGPVPVKGLADAVEVYEVTGAGPARTRLQAAAGRGLTRFVGRDAELEQLRRAQQLAGEGHGQVAALVGEAGVGKSRLVYEFTHSLRLHGWLVLESASVSYGKATSYLPVIDLLKGYFKIQDRDDLREMR, encoded by the coding sequence ATGACCTGCCCTCGATGCCAGACCGAGAACCCTCCACAGGCGAAGTTCTGCGTGGAATGCGCGGCTCCGCTGCCAGCCCGTTGCGCGAACTGCGACACCCAACTGCCCGCGTCCGCGAAGTTCTGCCCTGAGTGCTCGCATCCCGTCAGCGGGGCTACCGCCGGCCAGTCGCGCTTCGCCGCGCCCAAGTCCTACACTCCCAAGCATCTCGCGGAGAAGATCCTCACCTCGAAGAGCGCGCTCGAAGGGGAGCGCAAGCAGGTCACTGTCCTCTTCGCCGATCTGAAGGGCTCGATGGAACTGCTCGCCGACCGTGATCCCGAGGAAGCGCGAAAGCTCCTGGATCCCGTGCTCGAGCGGATGATGGAGGCGGTCCACCGCTACGAGGGCACCGTGAACCAGGTCATGGGCGACGGGATCATGGCGCTCTTCGGGGCGCCGCTCGCCCACGAGGATCACGCCGTGCGGGCCTGCTATGCCGCGCTGCTGATGCAAGAGGCGGTGACGCGCTACGCGGAGGAGGCGCGCCGCGCGTACGGCGCGAACGTGCAGATCCGGGTGGGGCTCAACTCGGGCGAGGTCGTGGTGCGCGCCATCGGCAGCGATCTCCACATGGACTACACGGCCGTGGGCCAGACGACGCATCTCGCGGCGAGGATGGAACAGCTTGCTAACCCGGGGAGCATTCTCCTGACGCCAGCAACCCTCGCGCTCGTGGAAGGCTTCGTCGCCGTGAAGCCGCTCGGCCCTGTGCCGGTGAAGGGGCTCGCCGACGCGGTGGAGGTCTACGAGGTGACGGGGGCGGGCCCGGCGCGGACCCGCCTGCAGGCGGCCGCCGGGCGTGGGCTGACGCGGTTCGTGGGGCGTGACGCCGAGCTGGAGCAGCTCCGCCGCGCCCAGCAGCTCGCCGGCGAGGGGCACGGGCAGGTGGCGGCGCTCGTCGGCGAGGCGGGGGTGGGCAAGTCGCGCCTCGTCTACGAGTTCACCCATTCGCTTCGCTTGCACGGCTGGCTCGTCCTCGAGAGCGCCTCCGTTTCGTACGGCAAGGCGACGAGCTACTTGCCGGTGATCGACCTCCTCAAGGGCTACTTCAAGATCCAGGACCGGGACGACCTCCGCGAGATGCGCTAG
- a CDS encoding xanthine dehydrogenase family protein molybdopterin-binding subunit yields MTGRGAYLDDLRMPGLLHAAFVRSVHAHAQVRRVVTERARQAPGVAAALAGQDLTEWVRPLAPQLEGSGFWPTEWPALAPERVRFVGEPLAGLCAESPAQAADACDLVEVDCEPLPAVVDPDAALAPGAPLLHDGVLGNVLFRRSYSHGDVDAAFARAAVVLRETFRHGRCSASPLEARGLIASWEGERLTVWTGTQAPHIFGAAIARAFHLPEGHVRVIVPDTGGGFGQKMHVLPEDLAVAALAWVAGRPVKWIETRRENLAAASQAREGSVDIEAAAARDGVLLALRARVVSDNGAYHIYPLTAALEPPGTASILPGPYRTPAYAWEALAVATNKPPLGAYRGVGMTMGAFVMERTLDLLAERLGLDPAEIRRRNLIARDAYPFTSAAGFVYDSGDYPKALEMALELAGYDALKRERDEARARGRLFGVGISCYTEYTGMGSATYRQRGMVEVPGPEAARVSVEADGTVRCRLSFSSQGQGHATTASQIVADELGVSLTQVVVSQPDTDETPEGSGTFASRGAIAQQGAAGVAAVTLKAKILDAAGGLLEASPADLVLNGDRVSVRGMPDRGVTLAEVARAAGTASLEVTERFDPPGPTFSGAVHIASVEVDAGTGRVTVRGYVVVEDCGPVINPMIVEGQIHGAVAQGIGEALGERLVYDESGQLLTGSLMDYALPAAADLPSFTLGHLETPSPLTPGGHKGMGEGGTIGAPAAIANAVADAVRPLGVRVTSLPILPEALVSRKPTPAS; encoded by the coding sequence CTGACTGGGCGCGGCGCCTACCTCGACGATCTCCGGATGCCGGGACTGCTCCACGCGGCCTTCGTGCGGAGCGTGCACGCGCACGCGCAGGTGCGCCGCGTGGTCACGGAGCGCGCGCGGCAGGCGCCCGGGGTCGCCGCCGCGCTGGCGGGACAGGACCTGACGGAGTGGGTCAGGCCGCTGGCACCGCAACTGGAAGGTTCGGGCTTCTGGCCCACTGAGTGGCCGGCGCTCGCTCCCGAGCGAGTGCGCTTCGTCGGCGAGCCCTTGGCTGGGCTCTGCGCCGAGAGCCCGGCCCAGGCCGCCGACGCCTGCGATCTGGTCGAGGTCGACTGCGAACCGCTGCCCGCCGTCGTCGACCCAGATGCGGCTCTAGCGCCGGGCGCTCCGCTCCTCCACGACGGCGTTCTCGGCAACGTGCTCTTCCGCCGCAGCTACTCCCACGGTGACGTGGACGCGGCATTCGCTCGCGCGGCCGTGGTCCTGCGCGAAACCTTCCGCCACGGGCGCTGCTCGGCGTCACCGCTCGAGGCGCGAGGCCTCATCGCCTCGTGGGAAGGGGAGCGGCTTACGGTATGGACCGGGACGCAGGCGCCGCACATCTTCGGGGCAGCGATCGCCCGCGCCTTCCATCTTCCCGAGGGGCACGTGCGGGTGATCGTGCCGGATACGGGCGGCGGCTTCGGCCAGAAAATGCACGTCCTGCCGGAGGACCTGGCCGTGGCCGCGCTGGCGTGGGTCGCCGGGCGCCCGGTCAAGTGGATCGAGACGCGGCGCGAGAACCTGGCCGCCGCCTCACAGGCGCGCGAGGGGAGCGTGGACATCGAGGCGGCCGCGGCTCGTGACGGCGTCCTGCTCGCCCTTCGCGCGCGCGTCGTCTCCGACAACGGCGCGTATCACATCTATCCATTGACGGCTGCCCTCGAGCCGCCCGGGACAGCCTCCATTCTCCCAGGCCCCTACCGCACGCCGGCCTATGCCTGGGAGGCGCTCGCCGTCGCCACCAACAAGCCGCCGCTCGGCGCCTATCGCGGTGTCGGCATGACCATGGGCGCCTTCGTCATGGAGCGCACGCTCGATCTCCTCGCCGAGCGCCTCGGCCTTGACCCCGCGGAGATCCGTCGCCGCAACCTGATCGCACGCGACGCCTATCCGTTCACCTCCGCCGCGGGCTTCGTCTACGACAGCGGCGACTATCCCAAGGCGCTCGAGATGGCGCTCGAGCTCGCCGGCTATGACGCGCTCAAGCGCGAGCGTGACGAGGCGCGGGCGCGCGGCCGGCTTTTCGGCGTCGGCATCTCCTGCTATACGGAGTACACCGGTATGGGCTCGGCGACCTACCGGCAGCGCGGCATGGTCGAGGTGCCGGGGCCTGAAGCCGCGCGCGTGTCGGTCGAGGCCGACGGCACCGTGCGCTGCCGCCTGTCCTTTTCCTCGCAGGGGCAGGGGCACGCGACGACGGCGTCCCAGATCGTCGCCGACGAGCTTGGTGTATCGCTCACGCAGGTCGTCGTCTCACAGCCCGACACTGACGAGACTCCTGAGGGCAGCGGGACCTTCGCGAGCCGTGGCGCCATCGCCCAGCAGGGCGCGGCGGGCGTGGCGGCGGTGACGCTGAAGGCAAAGATCCTCGACGCGGCCGGCGGGCTCCTCGAGGCGAGCCCCGCCGACCTCGTGCTGAACGGAGATCGCGTCTCCGTGCGCGGGATGCCCGACCGCGGCGTCACGCTCGCGGAAGTGGCGCGCGCGGCAGGGACTGCGAGCCTCGAAGTGACCGAGCGCTTCGACCCACCGGGGCCCACGTTTTCGGGCGCTGTCCACATCGCCTCGGTCGAGGTGGACGCCGGGACGGGTCGCGTGACGGTGCGTGGCTACGTCGTCGTGGAGGACTGCGGCCCGGTCATCAATCCCATGATCGTGGAGGGCCAGATCCACGGCGCGGTGGCCCAGGGCATCGGGGAGGCGCTCGGCGAGCGTCTCGTCTACGACGAATCAGGCCAGCTCCTGACGGGCAGCCTCATGGACTACGCGCTGCCGGCGGCGGCCGACCTGCCGTCCTTCACTCTCGGCCATTTGGAAACACCGTCGCCTCTCACGCCCGGCGGCCACAAGGGCATGGGCGAAGGCGGGACCATCGGCGCTCCCGCCGCCATCGCCAACGCCGTCGCCGACGCTGTCAGGCCGCTCGGCGTACGGGTGACGTCGCTGCCGATCTTGCCGGAGGCGCTGGTCTCGCGAAAGCCTACGCCGGCTTCTTGA
- a CDS encoding TIGR03619 family F420-dependent LLM class oxidoreductase: MKFGLRIPSFALGPKTATLAEMGAYLRRAEDLGFDSAVSIDHLLMTPPAYACTWLEPVALLSALAGVTRTIKLGTMVLVLPLRNPAYFAKEWATLDLLSGGRSILGVGVGWHEEEFALMGIPHKERGRRMDEMLELVTALWAGDNVTYTGKYYQVKNLSIDPKPVQKPHPPIWVGGGSQPFEKVYGQTVTNIDPVLKRIAKYAKTWVPHSSATAEMVTGDWNKIQRFMDDLGRKPGDMTKVYSNFVYVLKKGEKPEVAAPHFKVYSGMDLPYWKEFYLLGEAEELAEKIRAKVAALGGCEQIVLNPLNWSTDQLELLAGEVLPRVAKP, encoded by the coding sequence ATGAAATTCGGACTCCGCATCCCAAGCTTCGCCCTCGGCCCCAAGACCGCCACGCTTGCCGAGATGGGCGCCTATCTCCGCCGCGCCGAGGACCTGGGCTTTGACTCGGCGGTCAGCATCGACCACCTCCTGATGACGCCGCCCGCCTATGCCTGCACCTGGCTCGAGCCCGTGGCGCTGCTGTCGGCGCTGGCCGGGGTCACGCGGACGATCAAATTGGGCACCATGGTGCTGGTGCTGCCGCTCCGAAACCCCGCCTACTTCGCCAAGGAGTGGGCGACGCTCGATCTCCTCTCCGGCGGCCGCAGCATCCTCGGCGTCGGCGTCGGCTGGCACGAGGAAGAGTTCGCGCTCATGGGCATCCCGCACAAGGAGCGCGGGCGCCGCATGGACGAGATGCTGGAGCTGGTGACGGCGCTCTGGGCCGGCGACAACGTCACGTACACGGGCAAGTACTATCAAGTGAAGAATCTCAGCATCGACCCCAAGCCCGTTCAGAAGCCGCATCCGCCGATCTGGGTCGGCGGCGGCAGCCAGCCCTTCGAGAAAGTCTACGGCCAGACCGTGACCAATATCGATCCGGTGCTCAAGCGGATCGCGAAGTACGCCAAGACCTGGGTGCCGCACTCCTCCGCCACGGCCGAGATGGTCACGGGCGACTGGAACAAGATCCAGCGCTTCATGGATGATCTCGGCAGGAAGCCCGGCGACATGACCAAGGTCTACTCCAACTTCGTCTACGTGCTGAAGAAGGGCGAGAAGCCCGAGGTCGCGGCGCCGCACTTCAAGGTCTACTCGGGCATGGACCTGCCGTACTGGAAGGAGTTCTACCTCCTAGGCGAGGCCGAGGAATTGGCGGAGAAGATTCGCGCGAAGGTCGCCGCCCTCGGCGGCTGCGAGCAGATCGTGCTGAACCCGCTCAACTGGAGCACGGACCAGCTCGAGCTTCTGGCCGGCGAGGTCCTGCCGCGCGTCGCCAAGCCCTGA
- a CDS encoding amino acid synthesis family protein, whose product MRIRKLLTVVEEIYEDGGRKAARPIKKVAAIAVIENPFAGRYVEDLQELVKTGEELGDLLGRRAVAALGAPVHSYGKAAIVGEHGEYEHAAAILHPTLGTPFRAAVGGGKAIIPSAKKLGGPGATIDVPLHFKDAAFVRTHFDAMEVRLGDAPRADEILVALVVTDGGRPHPRVGGLTVAEAKKEDGLR is encoded by the coding sequence ATGCGTATCCGGAAGCTGCTGACTGTTGTCGAGGAGATCTACGAGGACGGGGGCAGGAAGGCCGCCCGGCCCATCAAGAAGGTTGCCGCCATCGCGGTGATCGAGAACCCGTTTGCGGGGCGCTACGTCGAGGACCTCCAGGAGCTGGTCAAGACCGGCGAGGAGCTGGGCGACCTGCTTGGCCGCCGCGCCGTCGCGGCGCTCGGCGCGCCCGTGCACTCCTATGGAAAAGCAGCGATCGTCGGCGAGCACGGCGAGTACGAGCACGCGGCGGCCATCCTCCACCCAACGCTCGGCACGCCGTTCCGCGCCGCGGTCGGCGGCGGCAAGGCGATCATCCCGTCGGCGAAGAAGCTCGGCGGGCCCGGCGCGACCATAGACGTGCCGCTCCACTTCAAGGACGCGGCCTTCGTGCGCACCCACTTCGACGCCATGGAGGTGCGCCTGGGCGACGCCCCGCGCGCCGACGAGATCCTGGTCGCCCTCGTCGTCACCGACGGCGGCAGGCCGCATCCGCGGGTCGGCGGTCTCACGGTCGCCGAAGCCAAGAAGGAGGACGGTCTCCGATGA
- a CDS encoding amidohydrolase family protein yields MKTLIRNIGLIVSGDIAKPLLDGDSILIADGKIAAVGRGLDGDADTVIDAKGSAVIPGLMDSHCHPVFGDFTPRQRTMDFIESGLNGGLTTMISAGEVHLPGRPKDIVGLKALAVVAAKAYANLRPAGVKVHGGAPILELGMVEEDFAEMARHGVKLVGEIGLGSVKTGKDAAPMVRWAKKHGMTVTIHTGGPSIAGSSPISAEVVLEADPHVVGHINGGTTSMSEREIDSLVATQMALEIVHCGNGKTALHTLERAKEAKALHRIIIGNDAPSGTGVVPLGILRVIAHLASLGGLHPEAAICMATGNTARVYKLPVGVIEPGREADLCIVDAPIGSVGKTALEALRAGDLFGISMVLIDGQIKIGRSRNTPPATRAAEVVKGHGPAGGGH; encoded by the coding sequence ATGAAGACGCTCATCAGGAATATCGGGCTGATCGTCTCGGGCGACATCGCGAAGCCCCTGCTTGACGGCGACAGCATCCTGATCGCCGACGGCAAGATCGCCGCCGTCGGTCGCGGCCTGGACGGCGACGCCGACACGGTCATAGACGCCAAGGGCAGCGCTGTCATCCCCGGCTTGATGGATTCCCACTGCCATCCCGTCTTCGGCGACTTCACGCCGAGACAGCGGACCATGGACTTCATCGAGTCCGGGCTCAACGGCGGTCTTACCACGATGATCTCGGCGGGTGAAGTCCACCTGCCCGGGCGGCCCAAGGACATCGTGGGACTGAAGGCGCTCGCCGTCGTCGCCGCCAAGGCCTACGCCAACCTGCGCCCCGCCGGCGTCAAGGTCCATGGCGGCGCGCCGATCCTGGAGCTCGGCATGGTCGAGGAGGACTTCGCCGAGATGGCTCGGCACGGCGTCAAACTGGTGGGTGAGATCGGGCTCGGCTCGGTCAAGACCGGCAAGGACGCGGCGCCCATGGTCCGCTGGGCCAAGAAGCACGGCATGACGGTCACCATCCACACGGGCGGGCCGTCCATCGCGGGCTCGAGCCCGATCAGCGCGGAGGTTGTCCTCGAGGCCGACCCGCACGTGGTCGGCCACATCAACGGCGGGACGACCTCGATGAGCGAGCGGGAGATCGACTCGCTCGTGGCCACGCAGATGGCGCTCGAGATCGTCCACTGCGGCAACGGCAAGACGGCGCTCCATACCCTCGAGCGCGCCAAGGAAGCCAAGGCGCTTCACCGCATCATCATCGGCAACGACGCGCCGTCCGGCACGGGCGTGGTGCCGCTCGGCATTCTGAGAGTCATCGCGCACCTGGCCTCTCTCGGGGGCCTCCACCCCGAGGCGGCCATCTGCATGGCGACGGGCAATACCGCGCGCGTGTACAAGCTGCCGGTGGGCGTGATCGAGCCCGGCCGCGAGGCGGACCTGTGCATCGTCGACGCGCCCATCGGCTCGGTGGGGAAGACGGCCCTCGAGGCGCTCAGGGCCGGCGACCTCTTCGGCATCTCCATGGTGCTGATCGACGGGCAGATCAAGATCGGCCGGAGCCGCAACACGCCGCCCGCGACCCGCGCCGCCGAGGTCGTCAAAGGACACGGACCCGCTGGAGGAGGCCACTAG
- a CDS encoding ABC transporter ATP-binding protein has product MLRLEGVEAAYGLSRVLHGVTIEAREGEVVSLLGRNGAGKSTTLKAIVGLVEVTGGSISLDGRNITVLPTHEISKLGIGWVPEDRRIFSDLTVEENLLVGAKGGSGWGASRVYEYFPKLGQLAGRRGGSLSGGEQQMLTVARTLMGNPRILLLDEPSEGLAPVIVQALGQQIAALKREGLTILLSEQNLKFAARLADRAYIIEKGQIRWEGAMARLLEDEAARRSYLTV; this is encoded by the coding sequence ATGCTGCGCCTTGAGGGCGTCGAGGCGGCGTATGGTCTCTCGCGCGTGCTGCACGGTGTCACGATCGAGGCGCGCGAGGGCGAAGTAGTCTCTCTGCTCGGCCGCAACGGCGCCGGCAAGTCCACCACGCTCAAGGCCATCGTGGGGCTCGTCGAAGTGACGGGAGGCTCGATCAGCCTCGACGGGCGGAATATCACGGTGCTGCCCACCCACGAGATCAGCAAGCTCGGTATCGGCTGGGTGCCCGAGGACCGGCGCATCTTCAGTGATCTGACCGTGGAGGAGAACCTGCTCGTGGGCGCCAAGGGCGGCAGCGGCTGGGGGGCCTCGCGCGTCTACGAGTACTTCCCGAAGCTGGGCCAGCTGGCGGGGCGTCGCGGCGGCAGCCTCTCTGGCGGGGAGCAACAGATGCTGACCGTGGCGCGCACGCTCATGGGCAACCCGCGCATTCTGCTCCTCGACGAGCCCTCCGAGGGGCTGGCGCCCGTGATCGTCCAGGCGCTCGGCCAGCAGATCGCGGCGTTGAAGCGGGAGGGCTTGACCATTCTGCTTTCGGAGCAGAATCTCAAGTTCGCGGCGCGGCTGGCCGACCGGGCCTACATCATCGAGAAGGGGCAGATCCGGTGGGAGGGCGCCATGGCGCGGCTGCTCGAAGACGAGGCCGCCCGCCGCTCGTATCTGACGGTCTAG
- a CDS encoding ABC transporter ATP-binding protein codes for MSAPVLETRGLAKSFGGVQAVAGVDLAMPRGEIRALIGPNGAGKTTFFNMLTGQLKADAGEVRFKGERLSGLPPHAVWRRGVSRTFQITATFSSLTALENVQVALFSHGRRTYSLLGRAARLDVDAARALLDQVGLAAQADRVAGVLAYGDLKKLELAVALANTPEVLLLDEPTAGMAPAERGALMALTERIARDRGLTVLFTEHDMDVVFSVADRIMVLHQGRVIAEGRPDEVRADPQVQKVYLGEAE; via the coding sequence GTGAGTGCGCCCGTTCTCGAGACGCGCGGGCTCGCCAAGTCCTTCGGCGGCGTCCAGGCCGTGGCGGGCGTGGACCTGGCCATGCCTCGCGGAGAGATCCGCGCGCTCATCGGCCCCAACGGGGCGGGGAAGACGACCTTCTTCAACATGCTCACGGGTCAGCTCAAGGCGGACGCGGGCGAGGTGCGCTTCAAGGGCGAGCGCCTCTCGGGGCTGCCGCCGCACGCGGTGTGGCGCCGTGGCGTGAGCCGCACCTTCCAGATCACCGCGACTTTTTCGTCGCTGACGGCGCTCGAGAATGTCCAGGTGGCGCTCTTTTCCCACGGGCGGCGCACGTATTCGCTGCTCGGGCGCGCGGCGCGGCTGGACGTGGACGCCGCGCGCGCGCTCCTGGACCAGGTCGGGCTTGCCGCGCAGGCGGACAGGGTGGCGGGAGTGCTGGCCTACGGCGACCTCAAGAAGCTCGAGCTCGCCGTGGCGCTGGCGAACACGCCTGAGGTCCTGCTGCTGGACGAGCCCACGGCGGGCATGGCGCCGGCCGAGCGCGGCGCTCTCATGGCGCTGACCGAGCGGATCGCGCGTGACCGGGGCCTGACGGTGCTCTTCACCGAGCATGACATGGACGTGGTCTTCTCGGTCGCCGACCGCATCATGGTGCTCCACCAGGGGCGCGTCATCGCCGAAGGCCGCCCCGACGAAGTCCGCGCCGATCCGCAGGTCCAGAAGGTGTACCTCGGGGAAGCCGAGTAA